In the genome of Thermococcus sp., the window GCCGTGGGTAAATACCCCGTTGAAGCGGTTCAGATGATGGCCAAGATCGCGAAGACCACCGAGGCCTACCGTGATTCCCACTGGGCAACGCTGCTGGCGGGCTGGAAATTCTCGGAACTCCGGGATCAGAGGAGGAGGGGGGAGACGGTCAAGGACGCTATAAGCAGGAGCATCATCGAAGCTCTGAGCGTCATTGACATCAAGTATATCCTCACCCCTACAAGAACCGGGGAAACTGCACGTCTCATAGCCCGCTTTAAGCCGAAGCAGTGGGTTTTGGCGTTCGTGACCAATCCACGGGTAGCGGGGAGGCTCATGTTCTCCTACGGTGTTTATCCATTCATAGTAGAGAAGACGAGCGAGGAGGAGATACTGAGTATGATACGGAGCCTCGGCCTCGTTAGGGAGAACGACACCGTGCTCCTCACTAAGGGGACGCCGATCGGAAAAACCGCCGGTACGAACACCATAAGGATATTTCAGGTTTGACTATCATCGGGATTTTTTGTCTTTTTGCGCCCGTTATATAATCCAGCTAGGCGCTGCGGCATAAACCGGCAAAAATTTGGGGGGTCACCCCTCGTTCCTGAGCTCCAGGGATGTGTGCTCCTCTTTTATGAGCTCAACGTGTTCCATTATCCTGTCGCTCAGGGTTTTGAGCTGCACTACCAGCTCCTCCAGCTCACGTATGCGCTCGTCCAGCGCCCTCTCCCTTTCTTCAAGTTCTTCCATGGCCCGTGCTAGGTTCTCTTCCTCTTCTCTACGGTAAACTTCGATCTTCATTCCCTCGGACCTCCAGGTTATCCTTCCGTCCCCGATCCCAAACGGCACCGTTACCCGGATCACGTCATCTTTTTTAACGCCCATCTCCCGAAGCCTTTTAAAGATGTGCTGGTTGAGTTCTGCCGCGGCCCGTATTACCTCTCTGGGTCTTACCTTTCCTCTGGTTACCGCGAAGAGTACCCTTCTGACCTTGTAAGCGTATCCAGATGCCCTGACAAAGCCCGTGCTCAGCCTCATGACCACCACCGTAAATATTTTAGCGTATGGGAGATAAATAACTTGTGGTGAAAAAATGAACATCCTGATATTCGGACCACCCGGAAGCGGCAAGTCGACGCACTCCAGAAGAATAACTGAGCTCTACGGCCTTACCTACGTCTCTTCGGGGGACATGATAAGAGAGGAAATATCCAGGGGGAGCGAACTGGGGCGGGAGATGGAACGCTATCTGGCGGCGGGTGAACTGATACCGGACGTTGTTGTTAACAGCCTGGTAATATCCCGGCTGCGGCGCGACAGGGGAAACTTCATCCTCGATGGATATCCCCGAACAGCGGAACAGGTTCTTGCCCTTGAAAACTACCTCTACGACCATGGAATCGGCATCAACGTTGCCATGGAAATCTTCATATCGAAGGAAGAGAGCGTAGAGCGCATCTCCGGGAGGAGGATATGTCCGAATTGCGGGGAGGTATACCATACTAAGTACCGTCCACCAAAGTTACCCGGAAGGTGTGATGTCTGCGGTGCCGAGCTGGTCCAGCGGAGCGATGACCGGCATGAGGTTGTGAAGAAGCGATACGACCTTTACGTTAAAAACATGAAACCCATAATAAAGTTCTACAAAAAACAGGGCATTTACGTCAGGGTGGATGGACACGGGGGCATAGGTGAGGTCTGGGAGAGAATCCGGCCGTTGCTGGATTATATCCACTCTCAGGAGGTTACCCGCAGAGGTTCTAGAGGGGCTCCATGAGGTTGTCGTTCTTTATCTCCTCATCCCGGGCTGTACCCTCTTTTTCATTCCCAGAAGGCGTTGATAGTTGAACGTTGACGTTGTAATCCCCTTTTCCCACGGTGGTCCAGAGATACGCCTCAATTTTGTCAGAGATGTAGTCTGCAAGCAGCTCCCTTTCGTAGGGGGGATTACCTTTGAGGACTAGGCGCGCGGTGACCATCGGTGGGGTTCCCCCCTCGAAACTTAGGGCCACCGCGGCGACCATCACCCCTTTCTCTTGGAGCTTTATCCACAGGCCCTTTGCAACCTTTTCTAGGGCACCTTTGAGCTCATCCGGAGCGGCTTCGACGCTTATCCTGGGAGCAGAGGGGGCCTGTTTATCAGTTTCGCCAGCTTCAACGAGTTTTAGCTCCCCCAAAACAAACTTCCCGCTCCCCATCCATTTGAACCGCCCGTTTGCCTCTTCGACCATCCTTTCAACGGCGATCCGGATGAAATCCTCCATGCGGGAAACCCCGCGGTTTCCCTTGGAGGCCACCACCAGGGAAAAATCCACACCGACGTTGTCCTCGCTGGGCTTAACCTTTGCGTCAATCCCTTCCACGCTCAGGCCAACGGCGTCGAGTGCCTCAACTATCCCCTCGGTGAAGAGTTTATCAACGATAGGGTAATATTCGGCTGGCTCGACGTTAACCTTTACCATGACACCCCCCACTACGTCGTCGAATTACTTAAGCTTTTCCAGATGTCCTGTTCCGAAGGTTTTTTATCTTCTCCATGGGTATAAGGGGTGGTGGTTTCATGAAGGTGAGGTTCTACGCGACGTTTCGTGAGCTCGTTGGGAGGAAGGAGGTTGAGGTTCACGGGGTGAGAACGGTCGGTGAGCTGATTGACATCATCTCCGAACGTTACAGCCCCGAGATTAAGGAACAGCTCCTCAGGAGCCCCCGCATCAGCGAGAAAAAACCCATCGATGGCATGATCTTGGTCAACGGTCACAACGTTCTCCACCTCCGGGGGCTGGACACCGAGCTCAAGGAGGGTGATGTTGTCTACATATTTCCTCCCGCGGGGGGTGGTTGAATGGCCGTTGCGGAGCTCTGCCTCTTCCCACTGGGGACCGGCACTCCAAGTGTCGGCAGGTACCTGGAGCCCGTTCTCAAAGTAATCAAGGAGAGCGGTCTCAAGTACCGGTTGTGTCCGATGGGCACCGTCGTTGAGGGTCCGGTTGATGACATTCTGGAGCTGGTAAAAATCTGCCACAGGACGGTACTGAAGGCCGGGGCAAAGAGGGTTGTTATAAGCCTCAAGATAGACGACAGAACCGACAAGCCCCTTACACTGGAGGAAAAGGTGAGGATCTGAATGGCCGAGTACTTCAACAGGATAGCGGCGAGATACGATGGCTGGTACAGGACCAGAACGGGGGAGTACGTGGACAGGACGGAAAAGAGGCTCATCTTCTCCATGATGCGCTCCCGTGGGGGAAGGGCCCTTGACCTCGGGTGCGGTACCGGGAACTATACTCTCGAACTGAAAAGGAGGGGTTTCGACGTAACCGGCCTGGACGCGAGTGAGGGCATGCTGAAAGTTGCCCGTGCAAAGGGTCTTCCCTGCATCGAGGGGGACGCATACAGCCTGCCATTCGCGGACGGGAGCTTTGACCTGGTGCTCAGCGTGACCATGTTCGAGTTCATCCGTGAGCCGGAGAGGGTACTGGCGGAGGTACACAGGATTCTGAGACCTGGGGGGGAGGTCGTGATAGGGACGATGAACGGGAGGAGTTTGTGGTTCCTGTTCAAGAGGCTGAAGAGCCTCTTCGTTGAGACCGCGTATCGCTACGCAAGGTTTTACACCCCCAGTGAACTTGAGGGCCTTCTGAGGGACTTCGGCTTCGTTGATGTTAACTCCGCAGGTGTTATCTTCCTCCCATCGTTCTGGCCGTTCCCAAGCCTTGCCGAGCGGCTCGACGAGAAATGCAGTAAGAGATGCAGGGAACTGGCGGCCTTCGTGGCTGTTAGGGGGGCAAAGGCGTGAAGAAGGTTCGGCTCATATCCCGGGACGAGGCTTTTAAGCGGGCGGAACGCATAGCGGAGGAGTACTGGGCGGTGCATGGGGTGGAGTTCACCGTAGAGGACAGATTTATCTGCATCGACGACGTGGTTCCCACCCAGGCCGCCTTAAGTGAGGTTAAGCTGCTGGTGGTTCTGCAGGAGATAAAGCACGGCTACAACGCTCCGATAATAGTCATACCCTACAACCAAAAATATTATCTGATTGACGGCCACCACAGGGCGTTTGCCCTCAAAAAACTTGGTTTTCGAGAAGTCGAGGCCCTGATACTGCAACCGAATTCTGTATTTGTGCCGGGTGCCCCTAAAACGGCCGAGAAGAGCGGATTGAGGGGATTGGAAGATATAAAAGTGGTAAGGGACTAACCACCCTCCCAGATCACGTACTCTTTCCTTGCGATGAAGATGGGTTCGATCCTCTTCCTGACGACAACGACCTTATCCCTGCCGTACTTCTGGTAGAGCCCCTCTATGAACTTCTCAAAGACTCCCGACGGCATTGAGGCCTTTGCGGTTATGGTGTTGTTGCCCTCCCTGAGGTTCAGGCCGCCCTTAACCGGCACGTATTTGATTATGTCCATGTGCGGCTCGAGGTAGAAGTCTTTCTTGTATATGTCCTTGCCGTTGGGGGTCACGTAGTACACGATGCTCGCACGGAGAGTGAGGTTGGCGGTGTAGTCCCTTCTGAACGCCGCCTTCAGCTCAAGGGTGCCGCTCTTCCCCTCAGGTAGGACGTAGCTTGGGTCCGCTATCTTTCCATCGACCTTTGGGGCACTGGTCAGGACACCCACCGGGCCCGCCTGATAGAGAACAAAGCGGTACTTGGTGGCGTTCGGGATGTATAGGTTGACCGTTACAGGGGTCTCGTTGAGGTGGTTGATGTAGAGGCCACTCACCAGGGTCTTCCTGTCCACCAGTTTAGTCCCGTTGTAGGCCTCGAAGACGAGGGTGGCATCTTTAACGTCCCTTCCGAAGGCGGATATCCAGAGACGGAGTGTCTGGTTCCCCAGGGGGAGTTTGCCCCCACCGAGGGTGCTGTAGAAGGCCTTCCACGTGCCGTTCTCAAGCTTATCTATTCTGTAGATCGCGAACGGCCTGAACTTGTAAACCATAACGCTGAAAGTGCTGTGGACCGGCACGAAATTGGCGTAGAGCTTCTGGGCGTCCCAAGGTTCGAGGGAGAACGGGATACGGAAGGCCAGCCTGACGTAGTTGCTGAAAGCTATCTTCTTGTAGGCCAGAATCCCGTAGTTCTGGAAGATGTAGAGGACGTAGGGCATGTCACCCCTTCCGTGTATGACCCTCCCAGTCGTCATGTCTATCGTCATTATCGGCTGTGCCGCGCCGTTGGGTGTGTCAATGTAGACTATCTGTCTGCCGCTCTCGTTTGCGTAGTGAATGTACTTCCTTCCGATTGCGTAGAGCATTCCAAGGTCGTGGTACTCACCGTAGTTTATGGCCCCGCCCAGGTAGCTTATGGCATTGAACTTGTAAAAGTCACTGTCCTGGTACAGCGGGTTCATGTAGGTTATTATGTAGTTCAGCTCCCAGGCCTCAAAGTCCACCTCGCTCTCGTTCCAGTAGTGTGTGAAAAACTTGGCCACGAGGTAGCGCCTATCGTAGGCGTGTCCACCATCCGTTATCGCCCTCCTATGGCTCAGGAGGCTCGACTCGATCCAGTAACCGTAGTCCCACCAGCTGGTCGCGCTGTCGAGCGGGTTACTGTTGTTCTTGAGCCACTCCAGGGTGTTCACCCAGTCACTTGGGACCGAACCCTGGGACTTGGAGTAGGCGTGAGCGATATCGCTTGTGTACCTAGCTCCAACGACGGGGATTGGAACAAAGAGCAGGATGAGGAAGATGGCGTAGAGGGCTTTCGTGTTTATGGATTCCTTCATGTTCTCAACGAACAGGAAGGCTTCTCCAACGACCACACCTGCTAGCAGAAGTAACGCTCCGGACGCCTGGAAGACGAATCTGACGCTCATGTAAAGAAGGTACAGTGAGGCGCTGTAGTACGTTATGAGGAATAGCTCCTTGTAGCCGCTGACATCGGCTTTGGCAAGCTTCGTGACGAACCTCGCAAGCACTACAGCAAACCCGGCTAGGGACAACAGGAACACCAGGGCGTCTTTGGACTTGACACTGTAGTAGGATTTTATAGTCCCGAGGTTCGTTTTGGCCAGCTCGGCCACCGTCTGGTAGAGGGGGTTCGACTGATACGCCGCGCCGAAGAACTTCCAGAGGTCCCTTCCAAAGTACGCGTAGGCCGCTGCAAAGCCGAGGATGATCACCACCACGACCGTCCCAAACCTGTGCTTCCTGTCGGAGTAGTTCAGGCCCACCTTCTCGCCGAGGAACATCACCGC includes:
- a CDS encoding ParB/RepB/Spo0J family partition protein, with protein sequence MKKVRLISRDEAFKRAERIAEEYWAVHGVEFTVEDRFICIDDVVPTQAALSEVKLLVVLQEIKHGYNAPIIVIPYNQKYYLIDGHHRAFALKKLGFREVEALILQPNSVFVPGAPKTAEKSGLRGLEDIKVVRD
- a CDS encoding ubiquitin-like small modifier protein 1 → MKVRFYATFRELVGRKEVEVHGVRTVGELIDIISERYSPEIKEQLLRSPRISEKKPIDGMILVNGHNVLHLRGLDTELKEGDVVYIFPPAGGG
- a CDS encoding STT3 domain-containing protein — its product is MVKTDVKKKKKSDSRRGLSHYYGKLKTYGIPALVLLLAYIGFRIRDVTSNYKTFLDPDTFYHFELYKIAIKEGIPRYLAYANPPTGITLKGGYLGLYVVQAWFYKITHALFGTTVMGAFKLWPPFVGAMTIIAVYLLGRKLHSDWAGLWAAAFMSFSYANFSKTFSGNNRGEGPFMMFFLYTMVTFLLYIEEGKWNWKKILWGALFLLLSPIYMGVWNGSQFGVGILLALVAVYPVVLFTFGKMGELKQFIRDSYPLYGVSLLIGLGLSLGGFVGIKGFLIFALEAFAALLVLVAVMFLGEKVGLNYSDRKHRFGTVVVVIILGFAAAYAYFGRDLWKFFGAAYQSNPLYQTVAELAKTNLGTIKSYYSVKSKDALVFLLSLAGFAVVLARFVTKLAKADVSGYKELFLITYYSASLYLLYMSVRFVFQASGALLLLAGVVVGEAFLFVENMKESINTKALYAIFLILLFVPIPVVGARYTSDIAHAYSKSQGSVPSDWVNTLEWLKNNSNPLDSATSWWDYGYWIESSLLSHRRAITDGGHAYDRRYLVAKFFTHYWNESEVDFEAWELNYIITYMNPLYQDSDFYKFNAISYLGGAINYGEYHDLGMLYAIGRKYIHYANESGRQIVYIDTPNGAAQPIMTIDMTTGRVIHGRGDMPYVLYIFQNYGILAYKKIAFSNYVRLAFRIPFSLEPWDAQKLYANFVPVHSTFSVMVYKFRPFAIYRIDKLENGTWKAFYSTLGGGKLPLGNQTLRLWISAFGRDVKDATLVFEAYNGTKLVDRKTLVSGLYINHLNETPVTVNLYIPNATKYRFVLYQAGPVGVLTSAPKVDGKIADPSYVLPEGKSGTLELKAAFRRDYTANLTLRASIVYYVTPNGKDIYKKDFYLEPHMDIIKYVPVKGGLNLREGNNTITAKASMPSGVFEKFIEGLYQKYGRDKVVVVRKRIEPIFIARKEYVIWEGG
- a CDS encoding MTH1187 family thiamine-binding protein, with translation MAVAELCLFPLGTGTPSVGRYLEPVLKVIKESGLKYRLCPMGTVVEGPVDDILELVKICHRTVLKAGAKRVVISLKIDDRTDKPLTLEEKVRI
- a CDS encoding single- stranded DNA-binding family protein; translated protein: MRLSTGFVRASGYAYKVRRVLFAVTRGKVRPREVIRAAAELNQHIFKRLREMGVKKDDVIRVTVPFGIGDGRITWRSEGMKIEVYRREEEENLARAMEELEERERALDERIRELEELVVQLKTLSDRIMEHVELIKEEHTSLELRNEG
- a CDS encoding adenylate kinase, which translates into the protein MNILIFGPPGSGKSTHSRRITELYGLTYVSSGDMIREEISRGSELGREMERYLAAGELIPDVVVNSLVISRLRRDRGNFILDGYPRTAEQVLALENYLYDHGIGINVAMEIFISKEESVERISGRRICPNCGEVYHTKYRPPKLPGRCDVCGAELVQRSDDRHEVVKKRYDLYVKNMKPIIKFYKKQGIYVRVDGHGGIGEVWERIRPLLDYIHSQEVTRRGSRGAP
- a CDS encoding class I SAM-dependent methyltransferase; amino-acid sequence: MAEYFNRIAARYDGWYRTRTGEYVDRTEKRLIFSMMRSRGGRALDLGCGTGNYTLELKRRGFDVTGLDASEGMLKVARAKGLPCIEGDAYSLPFADGSFDLVLSVTMFEFIREPERVLAEVHRILRPGGEVVIGTMNGRSLWFLFKRLKSLFVETAYRYARFYTPSELEGLLRDFGFVDVNSAGVIFLPSFWPFPSLAERLDEKCSKRCRELAAFVAVRGAKA